The sequence CATTGAAGTTTCTAGATcgctaatattattattatatttatatttttaccatATCAATTCTGAATATTATTATGTTCAGAGCCCAGCTTGCAAATGCAATATGTAAGTATATTTTAGAATTAAGACCCAATTTTCCCCCAACAGCCCATCTTGCAAATTCTGACTATTGTAAAAccaaaaacattattttattctctCACTAAAGCTCTCTTCCCAACACTCTCTCTTTTTACTTTTCtgtcttctcctctctctcttacttttgTTCTACAACTACTCTCTCTTATctttaatggcctgtttgggagtttagagagggaggagagtagaggagaatgattaccctccaccttatttggatgtttttataattagtaaggaggaagggagtaattagccctttcccttgtttttaacattgtaattttataaatataataaaggtaaattaggtaatttactttatcaataattttatgtgctctactctccctccaaatctctccaatttaggggaattaaaaatgagggggttggaggtagttgaaaccccttcaaactcctccccctccttccttaaaaaactctcgaacaaggtaattgaattactctccttccctctactctactccccctccttttttaaacatctaAACAGGCCATAAATccaaaactctcattttctcaaacccaaaaccccgTGTGGTGGTGGTAGCGGCAGAGGTAGACGTGGATCCTCCAATACGATGTCGTCTTCCCTGCAGCAGCGACTTGGGTTGTGTGGCAGTGGTGACAGAGTGCATCTGGGTCGGTGGTCTGTGGTGGCGGAGTGGGTTTGTGGTGTGGATTGATCTGGGTTGTGGGTTGATCTGTGATGTGGCATGGCAATGGCAATGGATGTGGGTATTCGGTGGTAGTAGGTAGTGGGATTTTGATTTGTGTGGGAGTGGGTTTTGGGTCAGTAGGTAGCAGCGGCATGGTGGGTTTGTGGGTGGGAGTGGGTCAGTGGGTGGCGACGGCATGGTGGGAGTGGGTCTTAAAGCTCATCTTCTTAgactttgaactttgaagcaaTTCATTGCACAAAGACTCATTTCTGGGTTCTTATGGTTTGTGGCCGGTGTCTGGCGGATTTTGTTGTGGTGTCATGGTTGTTGTTCTGGGTTctgtggtttttattttttatttttttattgtgacTGGTGCCTAAAGGAAGAAGTGGGTATGGATGGTGGCTAAATTTTATCTCTGCTCTTTTTTTACTTTGTGGGTATAGCTAAATTGgtatcaaagagaaaaaaaaaaatcaaggcttTTTTCAAGTTGTAGCAAGGCGTGTATTAGTGGGTGGTTATTCTGGGTTTGCGTTGGTGGTGGgtggatgagaaagagagaaaacgGAGAGACGGAGAATAGAGATGAatatagaagagagagagagagattttttatattattttattgtgtaatgtatattattttaatgtgttgtatgtAAGAATAAAATATGGGATGTTGagagtattgtaaaatagtatggaataattgataaagtagattttgagatggtaaaatggAATATCTTCTACATACgagatgtgaatgctctaataaaaagagagtTCTATTCTAGCCTCTTCTAGTAAAAATAATATGGaaaatttctttgttgttgacatgttgttattgtttgtttgtttttctgttttgttattgtttttgtttttctctttttttatctCCTATGGATAAAGTTTCTTTTAAAACTTCTAGAGTTATAGGTGTCACGCCATGTAgagattgaataaaaattatatgttaaattttatcagtaaataaataaattatatgcaaatcaaagaaaaataagtcaCTATCATCATTAATTTGCACaataacatttataaaataaaaatatcttaaattAGTAATAGTACAACGTAGAGCCGAACtttttttgaaagttgaaacaacaatatattaTGGTAAATGatcaaagattcaaaaaatcaataattaattttttttttaatttgtttctcaattttttttaatttttttaaaaattagtaataaaattttggtttaaaatCTAGCTTGGACTTTATAACATTTATAAACCACAGTGAAACACATACACGACATTTATAAACCCTATGCTCAAATCAACacaattgagtttaaaaaaaaaaaaaaattcattttggttTAAAATCTAACCTAGACTTTGGGTTTCAAACATGTTAATCTTCAAATAGATTCTAACTTGGTTGTGCCACATTGTTTTAATTAATGACTGCAAGTCCCCTATTAGTTTCAACTGAATTATCCTTCCCGTTCACGCATACCAGGAGGCTAATGAGGCAACTGATAGACTAGTCAAAAGGGGAGCTCGCAACTAGATAGAGTTTTTGTATATGAGTCCTGCCCGagttttgttcataaaaaatatctCAGAGATGTTTGTCAAGTTGACACTCCTAGGAAGTGCTttgtaacaaaatatttactCTTCTAATCtgtctattttattaaataaaattttccctttgccctaaaaaataataataataataaaattatgaaagatgtaaaatatttttttcaataaatcaTGAAAATTTTGGCAATTCAATTTTAATTCGAGTAGTATTTTAagctttttgaaattttaagggtAAATTGCAAGGTAAACCCCTGAAATTTggggttgtttggattttactcttTGAAGTTTGATTCGGTTAGCAAAACTTCACCCTCCATTAATTTAGGCTATTAAGTGACATGCTGGCAtgctgatatatatatatatatatatatatatatatatatatatatatatatatatatatatatatatatatattttttatttttagatttatttattttggtgcCAAATCAACCTCCCAAAACAAAGCTCTTTTGGAAATggccaaaaatatttaaaattaataataaaacgtattttaatttaaataaaaattagtaatagAATTTTTGTTGAAGTTCACCTAAGGCAAACTATCGCAAAACTAGCgaaacatatatataacatttataaACCACATtctcaaatcaaataaataaaattatgatagatgattaaaataattttaaaataaatcataaaatttttggCTACTCAATTTAAATTCAAGTAGTATTTTAagctttttgaaattttaataataaaaattttcgtAGAGAAAACTATCTTATCAATTTAAATATAGTTATAGTAAGAAAACTAAGTTGTAATTCGTACTTACACACGAAagcatttaaaattaatgatGATTAGAtggtcatacttttttttttcttttagaaaggAGTTGGTCATGCTTAACTAGTGAATGAAATGGTTATCTCAATTTTTGAGTTGAATAAAATGAATGAGTCTTTTGGCGtcaacattaaaataaatagtttctcaaaaaaaattattaaaaataaataaataaataaattttggacATAGggcacaaaattaattaaaaattattttggattCTTACTATCCATCTACTTTAATATAACTCGTCATTAATCTGTGCAATGCAAGATAAAGTTaaacataatataattattctaaatattttttttgtcgaAATATGAAATATGATAATGCTTACTCACAAAAACATTcaacaataataatgatcaaattcTTATTTTAGTGAATTGAGTGGTTATCTCAACTTTCATTCTGAATACTATGATTGGGCTCCTTGGAGACATGTGACaaaaaattagacaacaattaaaaactaatttggATTCCTATTATCCATtgactttaatatattatatatgatatgTTAAATTAAAGTCttttaagtgtaaaataaaGGGATAATACAAGATAGTTTACGTGACATAAAAACGGGACAAGTGTTtcactgtctctctctttctctttaaacACGTTAAAGATTTTAACAAATTCTAATATTTtcatagttaaaaaaataaaaaataaaaaaacagtttAAAAATGTGCCCTCTAATGAGAAGGAATTTAGAGAGCAATAAATaacaagagaaaaatatatatttttaattaggtATGAATGTCAAAAGTATTAAACATTTAATGACATATTTTTTCATCGTTAGATCTCTTTGAAATCTAAGAtctaaaaaatgtgtaactccagaaaagttatatatatatatatatatatatatatatatatatatatatatatatatatcatacaaCTGCACACTTTGGGatgatggtcactccataagtataagtacttgtggggtgtgggagagggtaagggtcggggttcaaatCTCTAAAAGAAAGCTTCATACACATACACTTAGTTTAGGCTAAAgaagaaattctatcttgtacaatatacacacacatacatttagatatatacatgtatgtatatgtatataacaTTCTTTTTAATGGGACCGAATGCAATTAAGTGGCATTATGGTAGGgaatgatttattttatatttatttatgaatgtcAAAAGTATTAAACATTTAATGACATATTTTTTCATCGTTGGATCTCTTTGAAATCTAAGGtctaaaaaatgtgtaactccagaaaagttatatatatatatatatatatatatatatatatatatatatatatatatcatacaaCTGCACACTTTGGAatgatggtcactccataagtataagtacttgtggggtgtggaagAGGGTAAGGGTCGGAGTTCAAATCTCTAAAAGAAAGCTtcatacacttagattaggttagagaagaaattctatcttgtacaatatacacacacatacatttagatatatatacgtatgtatgtgtatataacATTCTTTTTAATGGGACTGAATGCAATTAAGTGGCATTATGGTAGGgaatgatttattttatatttatttatgatgtggtAGGAAATAAGGGTAATGAATTAAATGGTCTTGAACAAATTTTATGCGTATTataagtggatttttttttttttttggtggataattcaatagttaaggGATGAggatttgaagttttgaacccTGGACATCTTCATTAGAAGTATCAAGAGGTGTGATACTATttcaaaaggtgttttgaaaatttatatacatatgataactagaatttttttttcaatatcttTGGTCACATATAAGAGGATCGTTCAAAGTTAATTGATGATAGAAAGACATATTTCAAAGCAGTTGTATCATGTAGATTTTTTCCTTAGATTCTCATTTTAAGATTTTatcatgtagattttttttcatgggataaaagtgcattttttaattaagtagccacatggctAAATCTTAAAAGGGGAACTTAAAGAACAGCACATAAGGTACCGTACCTAAGTTTTGTATCCTCTCAAACTTGCCTGTTCACCTTATACAGGGACCATTAAAAATATACACATAATGGTGGGCCGGTTTAAGGTGATAGGCAAACTTGGGGGTGTActgaaattattataaatttggttATGACCCTAACTTTGTTGTATCTCAAATCTCTCTTCTCCAATTGAcattaaaatatctttttagaacttctaatctttgttcaCCAATAAGATATCTTGGTTAAATTCTTTTGGAATTAAGATCATAttggagataaaaaaaaaaagataaaaaaaagaaaaaagaaaaaaagaaaaagagattatgTTGGAGACAACCCACCAATTTGTTATTTAGTAGGTTAACCTGTTGGAAAAATTGGTTTTGCATTTCATGCAAATCCCACAATAGAAGCAACAGaaggatctacttcattcatgagagataacatatAACCTTTAATtctagaataaagaaaaaaaaacgtacCTTGATAcagtaaatttaaaaaacaagacttgagaataccttcAATTTTCATCCTAATTCCACGTGGTGCCTAAGATGATTGGTCTTTGAATCAGTTCTTAAATACGTGGATTTTCCTTTTTGGAAAAGTGTATTCAAAAGATTCTTCaaagaaaaactgttttctcttcttttaatcatatatatatagtaattgCCTTGGCAATTactttaataactcttattaaataaaaactgattatctaattggattaGCTTTTTAGGCCaacccaattgggctttagtgtgtgactTGAGATGAGACCAAAGGTACTAATAAAactctagctccaataggcTTTAGACTTATTTGTTAACTCTTCACAAGCCCAAAGTTATCATGAATTATATAACAAGTATCACTAtagaaatataattgcactctaagcattattaataaattatatcacaagaCTCTAATATCATTTAACCCCTCCATGATttaactgtcactttgtaagtAACTGTTTTATTTCTTAAGTCTCCAgcttaatcttttagttattcatatttatgaaatataatttcattaaatataaattttaataactcCATGCTAAAGTGTCAGGCCCTGAATAACCATttctcattaaatttatctcaaggggatatttcaTGTTTCTATAGAAAAAGATTATGGGTTCCaccttgagaatatgtgttccttcAACACTACATGTGATtacccaacatattgagattttgaccgttaaaCTAGATCTTACTtctaatatattaaagtaacctacatttcataaTCATGTTCACTATGCTCTCCGGATCGAgagtttataaaattacaagTCATGAGATCAATTATTCAGGTGATagttgttaattgaataattaatctcatagcggtcctgTTTAATATATCTTACacacttaagacacatcaacaaatcaactagaagtttctacttccatgatcaagacaaaccatcttaattgatatattatagtctttgTAGATGAAACACTCTATTTTATCACCAATTACGaattacattttgagtttataaggaacttgtgatttatatcttctgtaactaaatcacatacaatgcatctcaaaGACTATAATAATGTCCAATTAGTTCATATAAAtgtcttatataattaaacaatttaattatttataaaatgccaataaattggattttagggtatAAACCCTAACATAACCTTGGTTCAAAGATAGAAAGATTCACCATCCAAAGAAGTCATCAACTCATCATCTTACAAGTCACtttctctcttactttttttttctttgtatttttatttgggATAATTACATTTATCTCCTTTGAGGTTTAAGGGAATGACACTTTATCCcaaatttaaagagaaaaaacacaTTCTCCCATTGACATCCATTTGAACGAGCTTTGttaaattgatattaaaaattttgtgcaCTAAATGTCAAGTTTCCAAAATTATTATccctttcaaaattaaaattcattgttttgaatATTTAACTAAAGAGTACTTTAATatgttcaaaaatattttttttttcaacggaCTGAGAagatgtaagtgcacaattgtacccggacccaaaaacaagtgttgggctcgggctcaatgagccttatacaataaaatttgtagagtatggatttgaaatctaggttcgggaagTTGGAAGTTTGACTAACAGACTAGAGTGCCACGATCTATGCAAATggtaaacgaatatgacaaagagatctcctcgaacgtaagctgaggacgatttgtataaatattctctttctatgccaaagttttcAATTCTTAATTCCTATTTTCTCTTAGCAGAAAGTGCagattctctttctctttcctctatcgtttccttatatactttttcttcactggttcatctacgtgtcatacaaatcttccccttggatacttgtcccatccaccaccttcttgaagtcttcaaataatagcagggaggCTGGATCTTATTGTTCAAaagtcatttccccattaatgcggccagggaggtagatgcagggcctttaatgtggtggtagcagctttttccttagatatttctcacatgtctctgcttctaaagggtgcttggatcaccctcttacccaccagttcttccagaGTTCTACCTCTAACCCacttagcaagtcccagggtcattgttGGACCTGTCCGATGagacactcctcctcggacaactcctcggattACTACAATGCGGATTAACTTGTGGAcctagaggccctgatcaaaacagACTGGTATCAACCGACCAAGCCCAAAGCCTAAACGCTTATTCAATAGCTTTTACCCCCCCCACAGAAGATATATGTCGTTACAAGTCTTTTGGTGCTtgataaattttgcattttaaccaTAAATTCATCAGTTATGTTTATACTAGTCATGgttaaattttgttaatgaaaatcttataaaaattaaaatattccaTTACTCTTTAGTAAAAGGTGAAAGAATAGTTCGCTCTGTGCTCATCGCACAGCTCTGTAAAATATTCcattattaatataaatagaagggggagattattttcttcaaatctcAAAGGAGGGAGTGTTTAACTTCAAGTTTGGAGTAGAGTGTTATTTTCTCAAATCTCAAAGGAGTAGAGTGTAATTACCTCTTTCTATTTATGTAATGATAAAATGTGTAATCCCTCACACATAGAGATAGGTGACCCCATGCAACATGAAAGTGGttactcaaaagaaaaacacaaggaTGCTTTAAGGAACCCACATTTACCTCACCTAAAAAATAAACAGAATATACAcaaactttttttccttttcttttaacacctcaaaaacaaattaaaaaaaacacaaacccatcaTTTACCTCACTTCTCAAATACCCTTACCTCACTTCTCAAATACCCTGGAGACAATGAAAATGCTTGAATCGTGATGTTTAACACTCAATATAGGGTGATTTTACAAGTAGATCAAATCAACTTAGTGTCATGGCTTACTAAGTTGtattcatttttatcattttgagttggatttaagttacacctggtataactttaagcaatgttacaatagtaaaacaaattttattggatgtgaattttgacaaatctacagTCGAATTACAatatcttatatttttcatgtttgtaaaatttcaagtcatcaaaaattaaaagtcatgacatcaattaattgtttaaatcgaataataattaacatataattgattggtatgaaaattggcTTGCATTTTAAGTACATATAGTACATATAATCTAATAgtggaatttttaaaatatgattttaataacaaattactaagtgtaacattacttagagttacactaggtaTAACTTGAACACAACTCTATTATTTTATCGGTAACTACTATTTTGAGTAATTTTAATGCTAAATATAAACCAATATTCCTTTGTGTTCATACCCTATGTAGGGTTTTAAGCTTGtcttgtatgtgtgtgtgcatgcaCCCGTGTAGTGGTATATTTCAATCTAATGGAGCTAAAACTCATGGTTTCAATGCCACTTCTGAATCCTAActtctccaaaaacaaaatatttatgaattctAACTATACTACATTTTGATGCAGGATCAAAGAGAAAAGTGTTCAAAAGCCAGCCTGAAGGAAATTTCAATCTGGCACTCAGCTGTATAGTACATGCCCAAAACTGAGGACAATTGATAATATATTCAATGATACGGAcggtcatcttcttcttttttttatttatttaaaaatacgGCCAGTTATCCGATTGCTAGAAATAGTTCTCCATTAACCATTAGTCAAGGTATATTGTTCATTATAATGAATTGACATACTATTAATCATATATAGGATTCTATCAGACACATCTTtaagtcatttaaaaaattaaaacaacgtaattaattacttaaattGCTCTCGAGAAATCATTTCTTAAGTAGTTTCTTCCAGGGCTACTGATTAATGAACCTAACTAGGGAAAGCTCATACAAAATCGATTTTTCATAATCTTGCAAGGCGATGCCTAATCACTCCCCTCTCTTCATCCAACACAAAATCAGCTCTAGAAAAGTGGGGGCTAGTAAAGAAGGGTTTCAGATCATAAATTTCATGTTCCTGTGCCTGCacgaaaaggaaaacaaatcaGAAATTCAGTACAGTCAAAAGGCCCATATATCCAGTTTATGTAATTGAAATACTAAAGTTCTATTTTCCCATTACCTTGCTCTGCAAATCCTCAACTTTCACATCAATCTGGGTAAGCCTTGAAGTAGACCCACTAACAATTTCTTCGAAGTGCAGTGCATTCTTGACAAGCTCTCGAAGAAGATATAATAGCAGTTCATTGTAATCCTTCTTGAAAGTCATGTACTTTCTGAAACTCTGCAAGAACAAATCAAATCCTTGTCAACCAATTGTCTCAGTGATCAAcaattcaagaacttcaaaattttatgtaaCAATCAGTAAACTTTCATTTAGATAGTTGCAAGAAAATGAACACTATCTAGTTAATAAAGGTACAAGATCAGCTATAACTGTATTCTACTCACTCAAAACAATGATAAGTATCATGGCTCAAAAATATAAACTGGAAGCAATGGATATAGCTTAAAATGATGTCCAAGATGCTTCAGGTCAGGTCTACAGAACTAGCAGACTAAATAGCATCTGAATTCAACCATGAACAAGGGATACCTTGTTAACAGTTATCGATACTTATGTAATAGCACGCAGCCCATGTTCATAGGACATGTAGAATGTTGGTAAGAAGCAGCTAAATCAGTGTTGTACTAAAAAAGTCCTAAATATGAATATTCTTGACCAACTCAGCATAATTTCAATTACTATACAACAAGGTCAGTAAAAACTTGTGTGCTGCAACAACAAGAATGCTATGAAAAGGTCAGCAAATTATAGATACGATTACAAGGTGGCATATAGTCTGTGCTGcaatataaaatattgataCTGGTATACGTAGCATCTGAAAGAACATGCCCTGCAGCCACCCAAAAAGAATAACAGTTACAAGAGAAGAGAGGCAGAGGATCTCTTTCAATACCTTTTGCAGTGCTTTCTGTACCCCAAACTTTTGGGTTGAAATGAACGAATCAAGCAGGACACGAATAGCCATGTCTACATCTTCTTGTGTGACATGCTGTCTGAGGTGCATTCTGGCATGTGCTTCAGACATTCGTATCATGGATTCTATGTGCCTCACTGCTATGGGCACTCCTTGTCCATGCTACATGGGCAAAATGAAAAAGAGGGATATATCATCAAATCATCAACACGCAAGAAGCTATCATCAAATGTCATTAAAAGAGAACTTACCGAAGATTCTCTTCGCAGTTCAGCATAAACATGTGTTAGCTTATCCAAATCAGCATCATGCAACCTTGGGAATACATTCAACTTAGCATAAGTTAAGTACTTCTTTAGCAGATCTTGAGGAAGTATCTGTACAAAAAAAAGGATAGAACTCTCaagaattaagaaaaagaacACCATGTTCGAACAAATCTAGAAGCAGCTAGTTGGGAAACTAAGTAGGATATGGAGTGTCAAACCTCAGTATCAACTGGCCTGGCAGATGCTTGATTATCTTCATGGGATTCACTTACAGACCTATCATCCATGTTAGCACCCTTAGGTTGCGACTTAAAATGGCTATCAACTACAAACTTTGCAAGCATCTCATCCGTCACAGGGTCAACAATATCCTGCAAAATTATAATTTCCTTCCCATTAACATCATCCAGTAAGTAAGAAGATGTGAGTGAAGAATTGAAGGTGTAGAGATATAACCTTTACAACACAGAGGATGTCAAATCGGGAAACAATGGGATCTGTCAACTCAACATTCTGTGAAAATGTTTTTGAGGAATCATATCTGCAAAACGGGAATACAACTTGAATTGTGGCTCAGTCGGAAATAAAAGGTTGAGATgtgttaaattactaattgtccaaaaagcttaagctattaggaaatggtgaatttaatcatttaaatgGATTTTAACATtgagtttaatcatttaaccataattctaacactgcatttaatcatttaaccatataACACCCCCTCTCATGTGTGGGCCTAAACTCCCCCTTAATATGTGAAGCCTAACACGtgagatttttaacattttaaataggAGGTAGAGTAAAGATGGGGATCAAACTTAGGATCtcctgctctaataccatgttaaattacctgCTCTCATTTAAACATAATTCTAACAAGATGTAAGAAAGTAAATCCAAAGCTTCAAAAGTCTGGTTGGTGAAAACAAAGGGATTGGAAAATAAGGGCGTTGGGGTTAGAAATTGATGGCCTTTAATATCAGAAACATATCCAACAGAAACCTAATAGAAAATACCAGGCATTGTAAAGTTTTACGCATCTATGTGGTCCAACTTATAGGTGTTCATATTTCACAAGAATATCATAAAGCCATTTTGCCAAACCAAAGTGAGCAGTGCAACTTCACCACTTTTATAGTTTAATTATCCACCATAAATAAACTAATCCATTTTCATACCTTCCCCCAATAGGATTTGCTGCAGCAATCACAGAGCATCGTGCCTGGAGAGAAGTGACAATTCCAGCCTTTGATATGCTAATACTCTGCTGCTCCATTGCCTCATGAATACTCACCCTGATCATGAATGGATTTTCAGTACTCTCATGAGAATGAATACCTTTTGGGTAGGGGGAGGGGGTTTGTCTTATATAATTCAGAAAGTTATATATAAACTTGCATTCCTTTACCTGTCCTGATCATTCATCTTGTCAAACTCATCAATAAGGCAAATTCCTTTGTCAGCAAGAACAAGGGCCCCTCCTTCAAGGGTCCACTCCCTTGTGACCGGGTCCTTGTGCACTGCTGCTGTGAGACCCACGGCAGAAGCTCCTTTACCGGTAGTATATACAGCCCTCTGCCCAGTCTTTTCAACATACCTATAAAAGGATCCATGAGAAGTTAAATGCatgtcactacaaaaaaaaattgcaattaagCATGTTTGACATAGATTAGAGCAGTTCTCACTTTAGAAATTGAGACTTTGCTGTGCCTGGATCACCTAGGAGTAGTACATTTATGTCCCCTCGCAATCTGTGTTTCCCCTCAACATTTTTCTCTTGCCCTCCAAACATGGCCAGGGCAATTGCTGTTTTTATATCTTCATGGCCATAGATAGACGGGGCAATGGACTTGACAATCTGAAAGTATTATTCACATCACCGTCAGTATGTGTATTTCATGATCCTGAAATGGGaatagttaataaaaaaaagaatagtcaGTAACAAACCCTTTCTCCGATTCTGGGGTCTTTAGCCAACTTTTCTATCTCTTCTTTGTCTTCCTGGGTAAGTTTGTAAGCAGAAAAGAGGTCCTGCTTCTTTGTGACGTAGTTTGCTTCGACCACAGTGGCAAATACAGGAAACCCATTCTTTGTGTTCAAAGATAAGTCAAAATTATTTGTATAAATACCTGTGACCTCCTGCAATATATCACATGGAACATAAAACTGAATCAGGAAGAAGTCACTAGCACAAACAACGAGCACAAACAAACAAGTCTGTGAAGAGGATCATACAATCTCTTCCCCAGGGCGGGcacaatcaatcaaatcatTCAACAGTATCACTTCCTTGTATC comes from Castanea sativa cultivar Marrone di Chiusa Pesio chromosome 3, ASM4071231v1 and encodes:
- the LOC142629586 gene encoding DNA replication licensing factor MCM2, yielding MAGGEDGENPAPVSTPESPTSAGFNTDQIPRTSENFTDDDDIDEAAVDPEIIRDEPEEVEEEDDGEDLFHDTFLDDYRRMDEQDQYESVGLDDSLEDERDLDQIMQDRRAAELELDAREVRVTGRKLPELLHDQDTDDDNYRPSKRSRADFRPPPVPRSYDDNDGMQSSPGRSQRGHSREDVPMTDQTDDDQYEDEDDDEGEFEMYRVQGTLREWVTRDEVRRFIAKKFKDFLLTYVNPKNEHGDFEYVRLINEMVSANKCSLEIDYKQFIYIHPNIAIWLADAPQSVLEVMEDVAKTVVFDLHPNYKNIHQKIYVRITNLPVYDQIRNIRQIHLNTMIRIGGVVTRRSGVFPQLQQVKYDCNKCGAVLGPFFQNSYSEVKVGSCPECQSKGPFTVNIEQTVYRNYQKLTLQESPGIVPAGRLPRYKEVILLNDLIDCARPGEEIEVTGIYTNNFDLSLNTKNGFPVFATVVEANYVTKKQDLFSAYKLTQEDKEEIEKLAKDPRIGERIVKSIAPSIYGHEDIKTAIALAMFGGQEKNVEGKHRLRGDINVLLLGDPGTAKSQFLKYVEKTGQRAVYTTGKGASAVGLTAAVHKDPVTREWTLEGGALVLADKGICLIDEFDKMNDQDRVSIHEAMEQQSISISKAGIVTSLQARCSVIAAANPIGGRYDSSKTFSQNVELTDPIVSRFDILCVVKDIVDPVTDEMLAKFVVDSHFKSQPKGANMDDRSVSESHEDNQASARPVDTEILPQDLLKKYLTYAKLNVFPRLHDADLDKLTHVYAELRRESSHGQGVPIAVRHIESMIRMSEAHARMHLRQHVTQEDVDMAIRVLLDSFISTQKFGVQKALQKSFRKYMTFKKDYNELLLYLLRELVKNALHFEEIVSGSTSRLTQIDVKVEDLQSKAQEHEIYDLKPFFTSPHFSRADFVLDEERGVIRHRLARL